Proteins encoded within one genomic window of Acidithiobacillus sp. AMEEHan:
- a CDS encoding ammonium transporter, producing MITASAPLPGDNVFFLLMGAILVFAMHGGFAFLELGTVRRRSQVNALVKILSDFGISTIVYFFIGYHIAYGISFFGDVQQLTASDQGFAMVRFFFLLTFAAAVPAIISGGIAERARFVPQLMATAFLVGLVYPFYEGIVWNGNYGIQAWFTQQFGAPFHDFAGSVVVHAVGGWMALIAVWLLGPRRGRYGRDGSIHPMPPSNIPFLALGSWILIIGWFGFNVMSAQQLQAVQGLVALNSLMALVGGMLAALALGKGDPGFVHNGALAGLVAICAGSDVVQPIGALAIGAIAGAIFVYLFTFVQHRLRLDDVLGVWPLHGVCGAWGGIAVGIFGLRALGGAGGVSIVSQILGTALGLAIAMLGSLLVYGLLRKLVGIRLDAEDEYLGPDLAIHHVSAYPEEDIQKA from the coding sequence ATGATTACGGCATCTGCGCCCTTGCCTGGGGATAATGTCTTTTTTCTGTTGATGGGGGCCATACTGGTTTTTGCCATGCATGGCGGCTTCGCCTTTTTAGAGCTTGGCACCGTGCGCCGGCGCAGTCAGGTGAACGCGCTGGTCAAGATCCTCAGCGATTTCGGTATCTCCACCATCGTTTACTTTTTCATCGGCTATCACATTGCGTACGGCATCAGCTTCTTTGGCGACGTGCAGCAGCTCACCGCCAGCGACCAGGGTTTCGCCATGGTGCGCTTCTTTTTTCTGCTCACCTTTGCTGCGGCGGTGCCGGCGATCATCTCTGGCGGCATTGCCGAGCGGGCGCGCTTTGTGCCGCAACTGATGGCGACTGCCTTTCTGGTGGGGCTGGTGTATCCCTTCTACGAGGGCATCGTCTGGAACGGGAATTATGGCATTCAGGCGTGGTTTACCCAGCAGTTTGGCGCGCCCTTTCATGACTTTGCCGGCTCGGTGGTGGTGCATGCAGTGGGTGGCTGGATGGCGTTGATCGCGGTCTGGCTCCTGGGCCCGCGCCGTGGCCGCTATGGCCGTGACGGTAGCATCCATCCCATGCCGCCTTCCAATATTCCCTTCTTGGCGCTGGGCTCCTGGATTCTGATCATTGGCTGGTTTGGCTTCAATGTCATGAGCGCGCAGCAGCTGCAGGCAGTGCAGGGCTTGGTGGCACTGAATTCCTTGATGGCCCTGGTGGGCGGGATGCTGGCTGCCCTGGCCTTGGGCAAGGGGGATCCCGGTTTTGTGCACAATGGTGCGCTGGCGGGCCTGGTGGCCATCTGTGCCGGTTCGGATGTGGTGCAACCCATCGGCGCGCTCGCGATTGGTGCCATCGCCGGCGCCATCTTCGTCTACCTTTTCACCTTTGTGCAACACCGGCTGCGTCTCGATGATGTGTTGGGCGTCTGGCCTCTGCATGGTGTTTGCGGTGCCTGGGGGGGCATTGCCGTCGGCATCTTTGGTCTGCGCGCCCTGGGTGGTGCCGGCGGGGTCAGCATTGTCTCGCAGATCCTTGGTACGGCGCTCGGCCTTGCCATTGCCATGCTCGGCAGTCTCCTCGTTTACGGTCTGCTGCGCAAATTGGTCGGCATTCGCCTGGACGCAGAAGACGAATATCTGGGACCGGATCTGGCCATCCATCATGTCAGTGCCTATCCTGAGGAGGACATTCAAAAGGCCTGA
- a CDS encoding YeaH/YhbH family protein → MPANDLHEPSFRHDPANGSWDRVLPGNKSFQRGDEIPKGGGGGQSGREGAPDGEGEDALGVLLSPDEFLDLLFDGLSLPNLRQGTGGEIEAEQWRRSGFVRDGSPSRMHVARTMRAARARRLALRAGKRRALEALQEEREKLLADISARKKQQDDVSIEEERLRDIDAQIAVLQRKMRAVPFIDDSDLRFAHIDRHTQPRSQASMICIMDVSGSMGETEKDLSKRFFLLLYLFLQRQYQNVQIVFIKHHSVAQECTEREFFAAREGGGTLVSPALALAEEIISARFPADEWNVYLAQASDGDNYFADNAVVEEVASRLLQRLRAFYYLEVNRDDESHLLQVYQELAEFFPHMVCTRAQQREDVYPMFRELFSKPQVLEHG, encoded by the coding sequence ATTCCCGCCAACGATTTGCACGAACCGAGCTTTCGCCATGACCCGGCGAATGGTAGCTGGGATCGAGTCTTACCCGGCAACAAGAGTTTCCAGCGGGGCGACGAGATTCCCAAGGGAGGGGGCGGCGGTCAATCGGGTCGCGAAGGAGCGCCGGACGGTGAGGGAGAGGATGCTCTAGGCGTCCTGCTCTCGCCAGACGAATTTCTCGACCTCCTCTTCGACGGCCTCTCCCTGCCCAACCTGCGCCAGGGTACTGGTGGTGAGATCGAGGCAGAACAGTGGCGTCGCAGCGGCTTTGTGCGCGACGGGAGCCCGTCGCGTATGCATGTTGCGCGCACCATGCGTGCCGCCCGCGCACGACGACTGGCCCTCCGTGCCGGTAAACGCCGGGCCCTGGAGGCATTGCAGGAAGAACGGGAAAAACTGCTGGCAGATATTTCCGCACGCAAGAAGCAACAGGATGATGTGAGTATCGAGGAAGAACGCTTGCGCGACATCGATGCGCAAATCGCGGTATTACAGCGCAAGATGCGGGCGGTGCCGTTCATCGACGATTCCGATTTGCGCTTTGCCCATATCGACCGCCACACCCAGCCGCGTAGCCAGGCCAGCATGATCTGTATCATGGATGTTTCCGGCAGCATGGGGGAAACCGAAAAGGATTTATCCAAGCGCTTCTTTCTGCTTCTCTACTTGTTTTTGCAGCGGCAGTATCAGAACGTACAGATTGTTTTTATCAAACATCACAGCGTCGCCCAGGAATGCACGGAAAGGGAATTCTTTGCTGCCCGCGAGGGCGGCGGCACCCTGGTATCGCCGGCCTTGGCCCTTGCCGAAGAAATCATTTCCGCACGATTCCCCGCCGACGAGTGGAATGTCTATCTGGCGCAGGCATCAGATGGCGACAATTATTTTGCCGATAACGCGGTAGTAGAGGAAGTCGCCAGCCGTCTCTTACAGCGGCTTCGGGCATTTTATTATCTAGAAGTGAACCGCGATGACGAAAGTCATTTGCTCCAGGTATATCAGGAACTCGCAGAATTTTTTCCGCATATGGTCTGCACCCGGGCACAGCAACGGGAAGACGTATATCCGATGTTCCGCGAGCTTTTCTCTAAACCGCAGGTACTCGAACATGGTTGA
- the recR gene encoding recombination mediator RecR has protein sequence MAGSTPSLDKIVGLLRRLPGIGPRSAQRIALDLLLRKRELMPQLALALQQAHQAIRHCGRCNNLCEDALCGLCSNGRRDHSILCIVESPADLLAIEDSGAYQGEYFVLMGHLSPLDGIGPDALHLDLLEKRLAEEGLQEVILATNSTLEGEATAQFVAALVPEGLRVTRIARGIPMGGELEYLDRSTLGRAVQGRAALEP, from the coding sequence ATGGCGGGTAGCACTCCTTCCCTGGACAAGATCGTCGGTCTGTTACGACGTCTGCCGGGTATCGGCCCGCGCTCGGCGCAGCGGATCGCCCTCGATCTGCTACTGCGCAAACGCGAGCTGATGCCGCAACTAGCGCTCGCCCTGCAACAGGCCCATCAGGCCATCCGCCACTGCGGCCGCTGCAACAATCTCTGTGAAGATGCGCTGTGTGGCTTGTGCAGTAATGGGCGACGCGACCACAGCATCCTCTGTATCGTTGAATCACCCGCAGATCTCTTGGCCATCGAAGACTCTGGTGCCTATCAGGGGGAGTATTTTGTGCTCATGGGGCATCTTTCGCCGCTGGATGGCATCGGTCCGGATGCCCTGCATCTCGATCTGCTGGAGAAACGATTGGCGGAGGAGGGACTGCAGGAGGTGATCTTGGCGACCAATTCGACCCTCGAAGGGGAAGCAACGGCACAATTCGTGGCGGCGCTGGTGCCTGAGGGGCTGCGCGTGACGCGCATTGCCCGTGGCATTCCCATGGGGGGAGAACTGGAATATCTGGATCGTAGTACCTTGGGGCGCGCGGTGCAGGGACGCGCTGCCCTGGAACCATAA
- a CDS encoding YbaB/EbfC family nucleoid-associated protein encodes MMKGGLGNIMKQAQQMQERLQQVQEELAHVEVQGHAGGNLVEVTMTCRNDVRRVRIDASLLEDGDKEMLEDLVAAAVNDALRNAEKTSAERLSTVTGGMNIPGLNLPF; translated from the coding sequence ATGATGAAAGGTGGCTTGGGCAATATCATGAAGCAGGCGCAGCAGATGCAGGAGCGTTTGCAGCAAGTGCAGGAAGAACTAGCGCATGTGGAAGTGCAGGGGCACGCGGGCGGCAATCTGGTAGAAGTGACCATGACCTGCCGCAACGATGTGCGGCGGGTGCGGATCGACGCTTCCCTGCTCGAGGATGGCGATAAGGAGATGCTGGAAGACTTGGTGGCAGCCGCAGTCAATGATGCCCTACGCAATGCCGAAAAGACGAGTGCGGAACGCCTTTCCACCGTCACCGGTGGTATGAATATCCCAGGTTTGAACCTGCCCTTCTGA
- a CDS encoding DUF3311 domain-containing protein encodes MKRKSARLGFWGVLYLSIPCIAVLAVPLYNRATPVLFGIPFFYWWQIGWVPLSGFFIYLAWRRVERQG; translated from the coding sequence ATGAAGAGAAAATCGGCAAGACTGGGGTTTTGGGGAGTACTGTATTTATCGATACCGTGCATTGCGGTATTGGCGGTGCCGCTCTATAACCGCGCCACCCCGGTGCTGTTCGGAATCCCATTTTTTTACTGGTGGCAGATCGGCTGGGTACCGCTTTCCGGTTTCTTCATCTACCTCGCCTGGCGACGTGTGGAACGGCAGGGCTGA
- a CDS encoding PrkA family serine protein kinase yields MSLFDKYQERFLQQQESILSLDEYLALCAKDPLTYASAAERMLAAIGEPKVLDTQADPRLARIFLNRKLLTYPAFEDFYGIEDAIENLVAYFRHAAQGLEERKQILYLLGPVGAAKSSLAERLKSLMEKHPIYCLAANGKVSPLFESPLGLFDPQEDGEILEDRFGIPRRALQGVMSPWAAKRLREFGGDIRKFTVHRLMPSQLHQIGITKVEPGDENNQDIASLVGKVDIRKLEDFSQDDPDAYAYSGGLNVANQGVLEFVEMFKAPIKMLHPLLTATQEGTYNGTEGFGAMPFQGIVLAHSNESEWSAFRNNRRNEAFLDRVYIVKVPYCLRVTEETRIYHKLLENSALGSAPCAPDTLEMLARFSVLSRLKEPGNSSLWSKMEIYDGKSLKDKDPKAKSLQEYRDAAGVDEGMDGISTRFAYKILSRTFNYDADEVAANPVHLLHILETQIRLEQFPEDVESRYVGFLKTELAPRYAEFLGLEIQKAYLESYGEYGQNLFDRYIQYADFWLQDTEYRDPDTGQLMDRSLLNEELEKIEKPAGIVNPKDFRNEVVNFVLRAKAANDGIGPAWTSYEKLRSVIEKKMFANTEDLLPVISFGKKSSSEDERKHQDFVSRMTAKGYTEKQVRLLVDWYMRYRKHH; encoded by the coding sequence ATGAGTCTGTTCGATAAGTATCAAGAACGCTTCTTGCAGCAGCAAGAGAGCATCCTCTCGCTGGATGAGTACCTCGCCCTTTGCGCGAAAGACCCGCTGACCTATGCCAGTGCGGCCGAGCGCATGCTGGCAGCGATTGGTGAACCCAAGGTGCTGGATACCCAGGCAGATCCCCGCCTAGCCAGGATTTTCCTGAATCGTAAACTCCTCACCTACCCCGCCTTCGAAGATTTTTACGGCATCGAGGATGCCATCGAAAATCTAGTGGCCTATTTCCGTCATGCCGCCCAAGGTCTCGAAGAACGCAAGCAGATCCTCTATCTGCTTGGTCCTGTCGGAGCCGCCAAATCATCCTTGGCGGAACGCCTGAAGAGCCTGATGGAGAAGCATCCAATCTACTGTTTGGCCGCCAACGGCAAGGTTTCGCCGCTCTTCGAGTCCCCCCTCGGCCTTTTCGATCCACAGGAGGATGGAGAAATCCTAGAAGACCGTTTCGGCATCCCGCGGCGCGCCCTGCAGGGAGTGATGTCCCCCTGGGCGGCCAAACGCCTGCGCGAATTTGGCGGCGACATACGCAAATTTACGGTACACCGCCTCATGCCCTCGCAGCTGCACCAGATTGGCATCACCAAGGTCGAGCCTGGGGATGAGAACAATCAGGATATCGCCAGCCTGGTCGGCAAGGTAGATATCCGCAAGCTGGAAGACTTCTCGCAAGACGACCCCGACGCCTACGCCTATTCCGGCGGGCTCAACGTCGCCAACCAAGGGGTTCTCGAATTTGTCGAAATGTTCAAAGCACCAATCAAAATGTTACATCCTCTGCTCACCGCCACCCAGGAAGGAACTTACAACGGTACGGAGGGTTTCGGTGCCATGCCCTTCCAGGGCATCGTCCTCGCCCATAGCAACGAATCCGAGTGGTCGGCATTTCGTAATAACCGCCGCAATGAGGCCTTCCTCGATCGTGTGTACATCGTCAAGGTGCCATACTGCCTGCGCGTCACCGAAGAAACGCGGATCTATCACAAACTGCTGGAGAACAGCGCCTTGGGCAGCGCGCCCTGCGCCCCTGACACCTTGGAAATGCTCGCGCGCTTTTCCGTGCTGAGTCGGCTGAAAGAGCCCGGCAACAGCAGCCTGTGGTCCAAGATGGAAATCTATGACGGCAAAAGCCTGAAAGATAAAGATCCGAAAGCCAAAAGCCTGCAGGAATATCGCGATGCGGCGGGGGTGGACGAGGGAATGGATGGAATCTCCACCCGCTTTGCCTACAAAATTCTTTCCCGCACCTTCAATTACGATGCCGATGAAGTTGCCGCAAACCCGGTGCATCTACTCCATATTCTGGAAACCCAGATCCGCCTGGAGCAATTTCCGGAGGATGTCGAAAGCCGCTATGTCGGATTTTTGAAGACTGAACTGGCGCCCCGCTATGCCGAATTTCTGGGTCTGGAAATCCAAAAGGCCTACTTGGAGAGCTATGGCGAATATGGCCAGAATCTTTTCGACCGCTACATCCAGTATGCCGATTTCTGGTTGCAGGACACAGAATACCGCGATCCCGACACCGGCCAGTTGATGGATCGCTCCTTGCTCAATGAGGAGCTCGAAAAAATCGAGAAGCCGGCAGGGATCGTCAATCCCAAGGACTTTCGCAATGAGGTAGTGAATTTTGTCCTGCGCGCCAAAGCGGCCAATGATGGTATTGGTCCGGCGTGGACCAGTTATGAAAAATTGCGCTCGGTGATCGAGAAAAAGATGTTTGCCAATACGGAAGATCTCTTACCGGTCATCTCCTTCGGCAAGAAGAGTTCATCCGAGGACGAGCGTAAACATCAGGACTTCGTCAGCCGGATGACCGCCAAAGGCTACACCGAAAAGCAGGTAAGGCTCTTGGTCGATTGGTATATGCGCTACCGTAAACATCACTGA
- the dnaX gene encoding DNA polymerase III subunit gamma/tau translates to MAGWRRLPIDRVMAGVYQALARRWRPQSFSDFVGQETVVKSLRHALDSGRLHHAFLFTGTRGVGKTTLARLLAKCLNCERGVSSEPCGECSACKSIAGGSFVDLLEVDAASRTRVDETRELLDNVQYAATSGRYKVYLIDEVHMLSTHSFNALLKTLEEPPEHVKFILATTDPQKIPATILSRCIQFHLRRLDPPLIVQRLHQILAAEGVEATDDALAALAQAADGSLRDALSLTDQAIAQGGGRVDGDTVSAMLGLCPRDVATSFLLALLQRDSSQVFALLREQQALGQDAAALLDALIEELHRCSLAQWLPEQSGALASQLRDLVHQESPLLLQSWYHILLAARRDFSLYPNPRMAIEMALLRLLAFLLPEGPSQGKNVIRSQADPLPTPESADRMVAPSNPQRDWEELLPKLSLSPSLREFLRHSRASRCDRVVLELALDPAYESLLRKEEATLRTALQNHWQTATDLRLTLLDPNAATGTLAQEAAAREQARRSDIELRALADPRLREFQDALQARVLRVEIIDRASNS, encoded by the coding sequence GTGGCTGGTTGGCGTCGCCTCCCTATTGATCGAGTGATGGCCGGCGTCTATCAGGCCCTGGCGCGACGCTGGCGACCGCAGTCCTTTTCCGACTTCGTCGGCCAGGAAACGGTGGTCAAATCGCTGCGCCATGCCCTGGATAGCGGGCGTCTGCATCACGCCTTTCTGTTTACCGGCACCCGCGGCGTAGGCAAGACCACTCTGGCGCGCCTGCTGGCCAAATGCTTGAATTGCGAGCGGGGAGTCAGCAGCGAGCCGTGCGGCGAGTGCAGTGCCTGTAAGAGCATTGCTGGCGGGAGCTTTGTCGATCTCCTGGAAGTGGACGCCGCCAGTCGTACGCGGGTGGATGAGACCCGCGAGCTGCTCGATAACGTGCAGTATGCGGCGACCAGCGGTCGCTACAAGGTCTACCTCATCGACGAAGTGCATATGCTCTCCACCCACAGCTTCAATGCCTTGTTGAAAACCCTGGAAGAGCCCCCCGAGCATGTAAAATTTATACTGGCTACCACCGATCCGCAAAAAATCCCGGCGACGATTTTGTCGCGTTGTATCCAGTTCCATCTGCGGCGCCTCGACCCCCCTCTGATCGTGCAGCGCTTGCACCAGATTTTGGCAGCCGAGGGCGTAGAGGCCACAGACGATGCCCTGGCGGCGCTGGCGCAAGCCGCAGATGGCAGCCTGCGCGACGCCCTGAGTCTGACCGATCAAGCGATCGCCCAAGGCGGCGGACGAGTGGATGGCGACACGGTCAGCGCCATGCTCGGCCTTTGCCCGCGCGATGTCGCGACGAGTTTTCTGCTGGCCTTGCTGCAGCGTGACAGTAGCCAGGTCTTTGCGTTGTTGCGCGAGCAGCAGGCGCTGGGGCAGGATGCCGCCGCGCTATTGGATGCCCTGATCGAAGAGTTGCATCGCTGCAGCCTGGCGCAATGGCTGCCGGAGCAGAGCGGTGCGCTGGCATCGCAGTTGCGCGATCTCGTGCACCAAGAATCTCCTTTGCTGCTGCAATCCTGGTATCACATTCTGCTCGCGGCGCGGCGGGATTTTTCCCTTTATCCCAATCCACGCATGGCGATTGAGATGGCCCTGTTGCGCCTTCTCGCCTTCCTGCTTCCGGAAGGGCCATCACAGGGGAAGAACGTGATCCGTTCCCAGGCTGATCCATTGCCCACGCCTGAGTCGGCAGATCGTATGGTAGCGCCTTCCAACCCACAAAGGGACTGGGAAGAACTTTTGCCCAAGCTCTCGTTGAGCCCTTCGCTGAGGGAATTTTTACGGCACAGCCGGGCATCGCGCTGTGATCGGGTAGTGCTGGAGCTTGCCCTCGACCCCGCCTACGAGTCTTTGTTGCGCAAAGAGGAGGCTACCCTGCGCACGGCATTGCAGAATCACTGGCAGACTGCCACGGATCTTCGCTTGACGCTCCTGGACCCCAACGCGGCGACGGGAACTCTGGCACAGGAGGCGGCAGCGCGGGAACAGGCACGACGGTCGGATATCGAGCTGCGGGCCTTGGCCGACCCACGGTTGCGAGAGTTTCAGGATGCTTTGCAGGCGCGGGTGCTGCGGGTAGAGATCATTGATCGGGCGAGCAATTCTTAA
- a CDS encoding SpoVR family protein codes for MVDRLLFSDNDWSFSRLDAVDRACAQIAQEELGLDTYPNQLELISAEQMLDAYASIGLPVYYAHWSFGKQHAIESGQYKRGEMGLAYELVINSNPCISYLMEENTMTMQTLVIAHAAYGHNAFFKNNVFFQQWTDAEGILDYLSFAQAYIAACEERYGIQEVSAVLDAAHAIARNGIDRARRPRKLSAREEEMRRQERERYLEQQLSEIWRTLPPTSSPERPAQESRFPPEPTENLLYFIEKNAPQMPSWQREILRIVRKINQYLYPQGQTKIMNEGFACFVHYYIMHRLHETGQITDGSLLEFYASHTAVVFQPDYDDPRYSGINPYALGFAIFRDIQRICSAPTEEDRRFFAFAGDPDWKKQVLFAMREFRDDSFILQYLSPKVIRDLHLFALHNDPENAAYRVTAIHDDAGYREIRERLAQQVAQSSRPPNIVIDKVDRWGDRHLELRQLDAMPLSEKDAQSTLEMIQRLWGYDVFLSGNHPEFSLSARRD; via the coding sequence ATGGTTGATCGTCTCCTGTTCAGTGACAATGACTGGTCCTTCTCCCGCCTGGATGCCGTGGATCGCGCCTGCGCACAGATCGCGCAGGAGGAGCTCGGCCTGGATACCTATCCCAATCAGCTGGAATTGATCAGCGCCGAGCAGATGCTCGACGCCTACGCCTCCATTGGCCTGCCGGTGTATTACGCCCATTGGTCCTTTGGCAAACAGCACGCCATCGAGTCGGGTCAGTACAAGCGCGGGGAGATGGGCCTGGCCTATGAGCTGGTCATCAACAGTAATCCCTGCATCAGCTATCTCATGGAAGAAAATACCATGACCATGCAGACCCTGGTCATAGCGCATGCCGCTTATGGACACAATGCCTTCTTCAAAAACAATGTATTTTTTCAGCAATGGACCGATGCGGAAGGAATTCTCGATTATCTCAGTTTTGCCCAGGCGTATATTGCTGCCTGTGAGGAACGCTACGGTATACAGGAGGTCAGCGCGGTACTGGACGCGGCCCACGCCATCGCCAGAAATGGCATCGATCGCGCACGCCGGCCGCGCAAGCTATCCGCGCGAGAGGAAGAAATGCGCCGGCAGGAACGGGAACGCTATCTGGAGCAGCAGCTCTCAGAGATCTGGCGCACCCTGCCCCCGACCAGCAGCCCCGAGCGACCCGCGCAGGAATCGAGATTTCCGCCGGAACCCACCGAAAATTTGTTATATTTCATCGAAAAAAATGCGCCACAGATGCCCAGCTGGCAGCGTGAAATCTTGCGGATCGTACGCAAGATCAATCAGTACCTCTATCCGCAAGGGCAAACCAAGATCATGAATGAAGGCTTCGCCTGCTTTGTGCATTATTACATCATGCACCGCTTACACGAGACGGGACAAATTACGGATGGCAGCCTGCTGGAGTTTTATGCCAGCCATACGGCTGTGGTTTTCCAACCCGATTACGATGATCCGCGTTACAGCGGAATCAATCCTTACGCCTTGGGCTTTGCTATTTTTCGGGACATCCAGAGAATCTGCAGCGCCCCCACGGAAGAAGACCGCCGTTTTTTTGCCTTCGCCGGCGATCCAGACTGGAAAAAACAGGTTCTGTTTGCTATGCGAGAATTTCGCGATGACAGCTTTATCTTGCAATACCTCTCGCCCAAGGTAATTCGCGACCTGCACCTCTTTGCCTTGCACAATGACCCGGAAAATGCGGCCTACCGGGTTACCGCCATTCATGACGACGCGGGCTACCGGGAAATTCGGGAACGCCTGGCGCAACAGGTGGCGCAGAGCAGTCGCCCACCCAACATCGTGATCGACAAGGTCGACCGCTGGGGGGATCGACACTTGGAGCTGCGTCAATTGGACGCAATGCCACTTTCCGAAAAAGACGCGCAGTCAACCCTGGAAATGATTCAAAGACTCTGGGGCTATGACGTCTTTCTGTCTGGTAACCACCCAGAATTCAGCCTCTCGGCGCGCAGGGACTGA
- the mctP gene encoding monocarboxylate uptake permease MctP, with protein MHITATIVFVALFVLIAVLGFLSARWQRGDLGHLHEWGLGGRRFGSWITWFLIGGDLYTAYTFVAVPALVFGAGALGFFALPYTVLVYPVVFSVLPRLWLIAKRHNFITAADFVAARYDSPALALVITVTGIVATMPYIALQLVGVEVVIGGLGFPTHGIVGELPLIIAFVVLAAFTYTSGLRAPASIAVVKDLLVYVTVLALIIVVPWKLGGFGKIFAAIPAEHLYLPPIHSGNLGTQSFYLTLALGSALALMLYPHATTAVLSSQGPKTLRRNWIFLPAYSFVLGLIALLGYMAYAANLSSIPALAPYFHQYGPQFAMPGLLLRYFPDYFVGIGFAAVAIGALVPAAIMSIAAANLFTRNIYRAYIRPDCDAKRETQMAKLVSLVVKFGALLFILLLPTEFAIQLQLLGGILILQTLPAIVSGIYTRWFDPRALLIAWAVALGWAIWAASLTDFQKSGYALHCFGWIIPGYIGLYALALNFLFAIFITLLLRATGRHSSADLTDAAAYQE; from the coding sequence ATGCATATCACTGCCACCATCGTTTTTGTCGCCCTTTTCGTGCTGATTGCCGTTCTGGGCTTCCTCTCCGCACGCTGGCAACGCGGCGACTTGGGGCACTTGCATGAATGGGGACTGGGCGGGCGCCGTTTTGGCAGCTGGATCACCTGGTTCCTCATCGGTGGCGATCTTTACACCGCCTATACCTTCGTTGCCGTGCCAGCCTTGGTATTCGGCGCCGGGGCCCTGGGGTTCTTCGCCCTTCCCTACACCGTATTGGTCTATCCTGTGGTTTTTTCCGTTCTCCCCCGGCTTTGGCTCATCGCCAAACGTCACAATTTCATCACCGCCGCGGACTTTGTCGCAGCTCGTTATGATAGTCCAGCGCTGGCCTTGGTCATCACCGTCACGGGTATCGTCGCCACCATGCCCTACATCGCCTTGCAATTGGTGGGGGTGGAGGTTGTGATTGGCGGCCTTGGTTTTCCCACCCACGGCATAGTCGGGGAGCTTCCTCTGATCATCGCTTTTGTGGTTCTGGCGGCCTTCACCTACACCAGCGGTCTGCGCGCGCCGGCCTCCATCGCCGTGGTCAAGGATCTGCTGGTCTACGTCACCGTGCTGGCCTTGATCATTGTCGTGCCATGGAAGCTCGGCGGTTTCGGGAAGATCTTTGCCGCCATTCCCGCCGAACATCTCTATCTGCCCCCCATTCATTCCGGGAATTTGGGCACGCAGTCCTTTTATTTGACCTTGGCACTGGGTTCTGCCTTGGCATTGATGCTCTATCCGCATGCCACCACCGCCGTGCTCTCTTCCCAAGGCCCGAAGACTTTGCGCCGCAACTGGATCTTTCTCCCGGCCTATTCGTTTGTGCTGGGGCTGATCGCTTTGCTCGGTTACATGGCCTATGCAGCAAATTTGTCCAGCATTCCGGCGCTGGCACCCTACTTTCATCAATACGGACCGCAATTCGCCATGCCTGGTCTACTGTTACGCTATTTCCCGGATTATTTTGTTGGGATCGGCTTTGCCGCAGTGGCCATTGGCGCCTTGGTTCCCGCAGCGATCATGTCCATTGCCGCCGCCAATCTGTTTACCCGAAATATCTATCGCGCCTATATCCGTCCCGACTGCGATGCAAAGCGGGAAACGCAAATGGCGAAGCTCGTATCGCTGGTAGTGAAATTTGGGGCTTTGCTGTTCATCCTCTTGCTACCCACAGAGTTTGCCATCCAGCTGCAGCTCCTCGGTGGGATTTTGATTTTGCAGACCTTGCCGGCGATCGTCAGCGGTATCTACACCCGCTGGTTTGACCCCCGCGCCCTACTCATCGCCTGGGCTGTTGCTTTGGGCTGGGCCATCTGGGCAGCTTCATTGACGGATTTCCAGAAATCCGGGTATGCGCTCCATTGCTTTGGCTGGATCATCCCCGGCTACATCGGTTTGTATGCCCTGGCACTCAACTTTCTGTTTGCCATCTTCATCACTTTGCTGCTGCGTGCTACTGGGCGCCATTCCTCCGCAGATCTTACCGACGCGGCGGCGTATCAAGAGTAA